The sequence below is a genomic window from Bosea sp. F3-2.
TTCAACCACGCGGTCGCAATCGAATCCGCTTCTCCGATGAGGATCATGGGGCGATCTCCTTTGCGAGAGTGGGAGCTGACCTGCCTAAACTGCTCACGGATACGGTCCGAAACGCTCTACCGCGTCATCGCGATCTTGTTGGTCGCCATCGCGGGCGTGCTGCTATTGGGCCACGATGCCTCTAGCCATACGGCGATCCTGGCGGGAATGGCGCGGCTCATCGCGGGAATTGCGGCCGGCTTCCTTATCGGTGTCGTGGCCTCGCTTCATGGGGGCGGCGGGCGGCGAGTTGCTGATCCCGACCCTGATCCTCCTGTTCGGCGCGGATATCAAACCCGCTGGCAGCCTCTCGCTCGCGGTGAGCCTGCCGACGATGATCGTCGGCTTCGCCCGCTACAGCCGCGATCAGAGCGTTTCCGTGATCGGCCGAAACAGGGTGCTTCTGCTGACGATGGCGGCTGGCTCAGTGGTCGGCAGTAGGCCGGACACACGGACGCACCTGAACCTGAGCGCCAATCGCCTCGACAAAAACCTCTTGCATCCGAAGGGGCGTCCACACACGGACGTTCCGCAAAAGGTGCAAGGAGCAGCCGTCGCATCAGGAGCGGAAGTTGGCGCCACTGCCAAAAAGCAGACAATCACGGGATCAGAAACGTCGGGTGGCAACCCGTTGCAGGCCTTCGGAGGAACAGGGGCGCAAGCGTGCAACCTTGCATGCCACGATCGCCCGCGCCCCCGCGCGAGGCCCTTGTGAAAGGGACGGCGGCGGAAGGCATCGAGGCGGCGCTGCTGGTTGGGTTGGGCTCCAGCGACGATGTCGAAAGCGGCTGCCTGGGGGTCGGGTCGGTCGTCGAGTTCAGCCGCTCGGCCCCGGAGATCAACGCTCTCAACGACGCTGCCGGCGAGTCCGTCGTCGCGGCCTTCGCTGCTAGAGTTCGCGATGGGATCGAGGCCGGCGAACTTGACGCGGGCCTCGACCCCGCCGCCGTCGGCCGGATGCTGCTGGTCTTGCGTTCGGGCCTCAAGGTGGCGGCGCGTGGCGGCGCAAGCGATGCTGAACTCCGCGACGCCGCCCGTCTGGCGCTACGCGGCCTGATCACAATAAGTCCTACCCGCTAGTGCGGCACTCCATCGGGGCGGTAGCGGCGTTGAGCCGACCCAGGACGGCTTCGCGCCATGTGTGGACGGCTCTCCGTTGGCAAGGGCTTTCGAGCGTTCTGCAGGGCTGGTCGGTGCGGCCATGTGTTCGACCTCACATGATGATTCTCCGGTCAACGGTTTTTTCCGATCATGAACCGAGGTGAGCTCTCTCGCGGCAGGACCTGCCTGCAAACCTCACATCCGGCGGGATGGCGATCCCGACCACTGTCCCGCATACGGGACAGGAGAGCTCCAAAGGAACGGCACCACTCTGTGAAGACGGCGCCAGGCGCCACGCCGAACAACGGCGACGTTCCCTCGGATCACCGGGCCGCAATGCCGTAGCAGTGCAGCCCGATCTCGGAGATGGTCTACGCCGAGGGCTTCATGATCGCGCCCTCGGGCACGATACCGTCAATGACAAACCTCCACAGGGCGATCAGGAGTTTGCGCGCGAGGGCGACCACCATCACTTTGCGGACACGCCGGCCGGTTGAGCCGACGCGATCGCGGAACCAGGCCACTTGCGCTGTACCAGGCTGATAGCGCTGCCAGAGCCAGGCGAGCTCGACCATCACGGTTCTGAGCCGTCGATTGCCAGCTTTTCCGATCCCTTGCTCGCGCTCGATCCCGCCGCTGCTGTACGGAGTCGCAGCAAGACCGGCGTATGAGCCAAGCGCCTTCCCGTTGGCAAAGCGGCGCACAAAGGCCTCGCGGACCAGCACGGTCGCGCTTTGCACACCGATGCCGCGCAGGCTGCAAAGTTGCTGGATCATCTTGCCGCCTTCGTCTGGCGCAACGGCCTCGGCAACGGCATCGCGGTCGCGCTCCAACTCCGCCATTTGCGCGATCACAAGTTCCAACCTGGTGAGCAATCGTTCGATTTTGGCCAGCGCGTTTGGCGGGAGCGGCTTGCCAAGCCCGGTCCGCAGCTCAGCCAGCCGGCGGCGGCGATTTTGGAGAAGGGGATTGTAGTCGCCGGCTCCGAGCGTCGCCAGAACAGCACCGATCCGGTTGACAAGGCCAACACGCTCGGAGACCAGCTCGGTCCGTTCCCGGACGCAGCGCCGGGCATCCTCGTCGACTTCATCAGGGATCGGCACCATCGAACAGACGCGGGGTTCGCCGCGGAGCCATGCGAGCAGCGTGCGCAGGAGCAATTCGGCATCGATGCCGTCGGACTTCGCGCGGCGCATACGCCGATCCACGGGCACGCTCGAAGGCTGGATGACATGGACCTCTACGCCCATCGCGATGAGCCATCTTGCCAGCCAGAACCCGGACCACCCGGCTTCATAGGTCGCAATGACCCGGTCGACCGAGTGGCCGGCAGCAGCCGCACGAGCGCGGTAGCCGTCGATCGCGGATTGAAGGGCGAGCTTGTCCGGATCGATGGTGCGCTTCGCCCGCGTCTGCGGAAGACCGGGGATCTGCGCCGCCAGAACCCAACTCTTGCTACTCAGCTCGATCGCGAGCACGAGCGTTCCATCGTAATGAACAGGGCCGAGAGTGTTGGATGACTGCGACATGGCCGGGGATCCCTCTCTTTTGGATGACGCAGCGTATCCGCCTGCGCCGCAATCATGGGATCTGTTGGTGCGGCGCGCATGGCCGCTGGCCATAATGCCTTCCGCGAGGACGGGTCCCGACCAAAACCGCGCGCTTGAAGGCGCTGTGGCGCGTGTGGGTTTTCCCGTTCTTCGGTTCGACCGGCTGGCTGCGTTACGTTCGTTTCGCCCTTCCCAAGCTCGTCGGTGCGGTTCGCCTGATCTCTATGCGGCCCGCGAGACCGGCTCGCGATAGGCCTCACCGGTGGTCATGATCGCCCAGACCATCCGGGCCGTTTTGTTGGCCAAGGCGACGGTCGCGATCTTTGTCGTTCGCCGGGCCAACAGTTGGACCAGCCATGGCCGCCGCGTTCCGTTCCGCTGCGCGAGCGCACGACAGCCAGAGCCCCGACAACCAGCAACTGGCGCAGGTAACGGTCGCCCTGTTTGGTGATGCCGCCCAGGCGCTCCTTCCCGCCGCTTGAGTTCTGCCGAGGCACGAGGCCGATCCATGCCGCCAAGTTTCGGCCTGACCGAAACGCTTTGGGATCCGGTATGGTGGCTACGAGAGCGCTCGCCAGGAGAGGACCGACGCCCGGCACACCCATCAGCCTGCGGCCGATCTCGGTCGCGCGGGCGTTCGTTCTGATCCGGCGATCCGTTTCCAAGATCTGATCGTTGATCAGCGCGAGTTGAGCAGCCAGCATTCCAAGACACATCTGCGCCTCGGCGGGCACACGCTCGTCTTTGTCGGCGATGAGCCTGATGAGAGCCCCCAGACCTTCCCTCCCGATCGGCGCCGCCAGCCCAAACTCCGCCATGTGGCCTCGGATCGCGTTCGACAGCTGGACGCGCTGGCGCATGAGCATGAGCCGAACACGATGCAGCACCAGGATGCCCTGCTGATCGACGCTCTTCACCTCGACGAAGCGCATGGTCGGGCGGGTCACGGCTTCGCAGATCGCTTCCGCATCGGCCGCATCATTCTTCTGCCGCTTGACATACGGCTTCACATAGCTCGGCGGCATCAGCCGGACCTGGTGGCCGAGCTTGATCAGCTCGCGCGCCCAATGATGCGCCGTGGCACACGCCTCGATCCCGATCAGGCAAGCCGGCAGCTTGGCGAAGAACGGAAGGAGTTGCGCTCGCCGAACCTGCCGCCGGACCACGACTGTGCCGCTCCGGTCGACACCGTGAACCTGAAAGACCGACTTCGCGATGTCCAACCCGATCGTGATTGCCTGATCCATGCTCTCCTCCATCTCTGCGAGAGCTTATGCTCCCGCGGGGCTGGAGAGCCGTCCACAGCATCACAATCAGACATTGGCCTCGCACCCGAAAACCGGCGTTCAGGCCCGCTGAACTCGCCTGGGCCCCCTGGCCTTTTTCTAGCACCGCCTCGTTCAGGCAGCGGGTTTGGGGCGGTCAAACCTCGACAAGATAGATCTGTTTGAATTAAGGAACAAACCTCTCCTCCGCGTCGATCTGAGCGCCGCACTTTCTGATGCCTTGTCACCAGAATTACGGCGCGAGCAAGTATGCAGGAGAAAATTTGCAATCCATTTCCCGAGACGGAGAAAAATTCTCCACTTGATCGTTCTTTTAAAAGAACACTTCATTGACGGTTATGGCTGTCGAGGCGCATTGTTTTTAGCAATCGATGGCCGCCGTTGGGCGGGCAGCTGGGCAATCGCGGAACATCATGATGATCAGTCGTCGCACACTCATCCTGTCCGGGGCCGTGGCCTTCGCTCTGTCCGGCGAGAGCATCGCCTTCGCCGCTGAACCGAATGGCGAGCCGATCTATCTCGGCGTGAGCGGTCCGTTGACGGGCCCGAACGCCCAGTACGGCGCACAATGGAAGCAGGGCTTCGACCTCGCGCTCGACCAGATCAACGGCGCCGGCGGCATCAAGGGCCGGCCGCTGCACTACATCTTCGAGGATACGCAGAGCGACCCGAAGCAGACGGTGGCCGTCGCTCAGAAATTCGTCGCGGACAAGCGCATCGTCGCCGAACTCGGGGATTTCGCCAGCCCCGCCTCGATGGCCGCCTCGCCGATCTACCAGCGCGCCGGGCTCGTCCAGTTCGGCTTCACGAACTCGCATCCGGACTTCACCAAGCCGGGCGACTTCATCTGGAGCAATTCGGTCAGTCAGGCCGACGAGCAGCCGCTCAACGCCGCTTATGTGGTCAAGCGCCTCGGCTTCAAGCGCATCGCCGTGCTCCATCTCAATACCGACTGGGGCCGCACCAGCAAGGACCACTTCGTTGCCGCGGCCAAGCAGCTCGGCGCCGAAGTCGTGGCGGCGGAAGGTTACCTGCCCGAGGAAAAGGACTTCCGCTCGACGCTGGTGCGGATCCGCGACGCCAATCCGGACGGCCTCTTCCTCGTCTCCTACTACGCCGATGCCGCGCTGATCGTGCGCGCGGCGCGGCAGACCGGGCTGACGGTGCCGGCCGCGGCTTCGAGCTCGATCTACTCGCCTAAGTTCGTCGAGCTCGGCGGCGATGCCTCGGAAGGCGTTTTCACCGCCGCGCGCTTCTTCCCCGAGGATCCGCGGCCGGAGGCCCAGACCTTTGTGACCGCGTTCAAGGCGAAATACGGCAAGGAGCCGGACGCCTTCAACGCCTATGCCTATGACACGGTGATCCTGTTCGGACAGGTGCTGCGCGAGGCCCCGGACCTGGAGCGCCGGACGATCCGCGACACGCTCGCCAAGGTGAAGGACGTGTCGAGCGTGATCTACGGCAAGGCGAGCTTCGACCCGAAGACCCGCCGCGTGCTGGGCGCGCGCAACGCCGATCTCGTCGTGAAGAACGGCCGCTTCACGCTCTGGGACGGCCAGAAGGTCACCAACTGAACTGCCTGTCGGCTCGGCCGGCACGGGCATTCGCCGTTTCGGCCTGGATGCCGGCCCTCAATCCGCCGCGGCCTATGCTGCAGCGGCCATAGATTGACGCAGACATGACCTCCTGGTTCGACCACGCCATCAACGGGCTGATCATCGGCAATATCTACGCGCTTCTGGCCGTGGGTCTCGCCCTGATCTTCGGCGTCAGCCGTTTGATCAACTTCGCCCATGGCTCGGTTTATGTGGTCGGCGCCTATGTCGGCTGGGTCGCCGTCTCGGTTCTGCACACGCCATTTCCGGTCACGCTCATCCTCGTCGTCGCCTTCACCGCCGGGCTTGGCATCCTGATCGAGCGCTTCGGCATCCGGCCGCTCGCCGATGCGCCCCGTATCGCGCCGCTGCTGGCGACGATCGGGTTGAGCTTTGTGCTCGACCAGAGCGTGCAGATCCTGTTCAGCCCCGATCCGCGCTCCGTGCCGATGCAGTTGCCGAACTGGCGCATCGCGATCGGCGGCGGGTCGGTCGGCGTGCTCGACCTCCTGATCGGCGGCATCGGCATCACGGCGGCGGCGGCGCTCTTCGCCTTCCTGAAGCTGACGAAATGGGGCTGGGCGGTGCGTGCCACCGCACTCGACCGTGACGCGGCACGGGCCATGGGCGTCGATGTCGACAACGTCAACCGCATCGTCTTCGCCATCGCCTCGGCGCTCGGCGGCGTCGGCGGCGTGCTGGTCGGCATGTACTACAACGTCATCACGCCCACGATGGGCTTCGAGGCGACGCTGAAGGGCATTGTCGCAGAGGTGGTCGGCGGCGTCGGCAATGTGCCGGGTGCCATCGTCGGCTCACTGCTGCTCGGCGTCATCGAGAGCTATGGCGTCGCGTTGCTGGGCACGAGCTATCGCAACCTCTTCGCCTTCATCCTGCTGATCGTCATCCTAGTGCTGCGGCCGAACGGGCTCTTCGCCAGCCGCCGCCAGCTTCCGCCCGAGCCGATGACCGGCACCTTCGTCGCGCCGAGCCGGCCGGTGCGGCTGCCGGTGCCGCTGCTTGCGGCCGCAACCGCCTTCTTCATCGCCCTGCCGGTCCGGATCGACAGCGGCTACCTGATCCAGACCCTGACCAATGCATGGCTCTACGCCCTGCTGGGCCTGAGCATCACGCTCGTCGCCGGCACCAGCGGCCAGGTCTCGCTGGGACACGCGGCGCTGTTGGCGATCGGCGGCTACACCTCGGCGCTGCTCGCCTCCAATCTCGGCTGGCCAGTCTGGCTGACGCTGCTGCTCGGCGGCTTCGCGGCGGCGGGGCTCGGCACGCTGCTGGTGTCGCCGGCCTTCCGGCTGCGCGGCCACTACGTCTCGATCGCGACGCTCGGCATCGGCGAGATCGTGGCACTGGTCATCCTGAACTGGGAGAGCGTGACGCGCGGGCCGATCGGCGTCGCCGGCATCCCGCCGCTCTCGCTCTTCGGCTACGAGCTCTACGACACCAATGCGATCTACTGGTTCGCCTTCGCGCTGATGGCGGCGCTTGCCCTACTGCAGGTCCGGCTGCTCGGCTCGCATCTCGGCCGCACGCTGCGGGCGGTGCGCGACGACGACGTGGCGGCGCGCTCCTTCGGCATCGGGCTCAATCGCTACAAGGGGCTGGCCTTCGCCTTCGGCGGCTTCTTCGCCGGGATCAGCGGCGCCTTCACCGCGCATATGTATTCCTTCATCAACCACGAGACCTTCAACACGCAGATCTCGGTGCTGGCGCTAACCATCGCCATCCTCGGCGGCATGGGCAATGTCGGCGGCGCGATCCTCGGCGCGCTGGCCCTGATCGGCCTGCCCGAGGTGTTCCGCGTCGCGGCGGAGTATCGCATCCTGCTCTACGGCATCGCGCTTCTGCTGCTCGTCCGCTTCCGGCCGCAAGGTCTGCTCGGAACTGTCTGAGGAGGCGCCGGTGACCGCTCCCTTCCCGCTTCCGACCAGCCCGGAGACCCGCCCCTTGCTCGAGGCGCGCGGGCTGGTGCGCCGCTTCGGCGGGCTGACCGCCGTCGCCGGCATCGATCTCTCGATCGCGGCGGGCGAACTCGTCAGCGTCATCGGCCCCAATGGCGCCGGCAAGACCACAGCCTTCAACCTGATCAGCGGCCTCGATCGCCCTGACGAAGGCACGATCCGCTTCGATGGGAGGGACATCACCGGCCGGCCGCCCGAGGCCGTCGCGGCGGCCGGGCTTGCGCGCACCTTCCAGCACGGGCGCGTCTTCGCCAATCTGAGCGTCGCCGACAATGTGCTCGTCGGGGCGCATCGCCGGCTGAAGGCGGTCAAGCCCGCTTGGCCGGTGATCGGCCCGCTGGCGGAGCTGGCGCTGGCGCTGATCCGCCCGCCGTCCGTCAAGGCGGAGGAAGCGGCGTTGCGCGCCGAGGTGCGCGAAATCCTGGCGATCTTCGGGGAGCGATTGCTGCCGCGCATCGACCAGCCGGCCTACAGCCTGTCCTATGCCAACCGGCGCCGTGTCGAGATCGCGCGGGCGCTCGCCGCGCGGCCGAAGCTCCTGCTGCTCGACGAGCCGACCGCCGGCATGAACCAGACCGAGACCGCCGAGATGCTGGAGATCATCGCCGATCTCAAGGCGCGCGGGCAGACCATCCTCCTGATCGAGCACAAGCTCGACATGGTGATGAAGCTGTCCGATCGTGTCGTCGTGCTCGATGACGGCAGGACCATCGCCGAAGGCGCGCCACTCGCCGTGCGCAACGACCCGAAGGTGATCGAGGCCTATCTCGGCCATGGCGCCATCGGAACAGCGTCGTCCGCGGCCGACGACAGGGCGGGGCCCTCGCAGCCGCTCCCGCTTTCGGCATGAGGGGTTTGCGATGACCGAGACGATCCCGATCCTCGCCCTGAAGGACGTCGATACCTTCTACGGCCCGGTGCAGGCCCATTTCGGCCTGTCGCTGCATGTCGGGCATGGCGAGATCGTCTGCCTGCTCGGCGGCAATGCCAGCGGCAAGTCGACGACGATGAAGATCATCCTCGGGCTGGTGAAGCCTGCAACTGGCGACGTGCTGGTCGACGGCATCTCGACGCTGAAGCTGAAGACGCCGCAGATCGTGCGTCTCGGCGTCGGCACCGTGCCGGAAGCGCGCCGCCTCTTCGGCGCGATGAGCGTGCACGAGAACCTGCTGATGGGCGCTTTCGTACGTGACGACAAGGCCGGCATCGCGGCCGATCTGGAGCGCGTGCTGACGCTGTTCCCACGCGTCGCACAGCGCCTGAACCAGCAGGCCGGCACACTCTCTGGCGGCGAGCAGCAGATGGTGGCGATGGCCCGCGCGCTGATGGGTCGGCCGCGCATCGTCATCATGGACGAACCAACGATGGGGCTTTCCCCGCTCTGGGTCGACCGCGTGCTCGAACTGATCCGCGACATCAACGGCCAGGGCGTCGCAATCTTCATGGTCGAGCAGAATGCGAGCCTCGCCCTGCAGATCGCCCATCGCGGCTACGTCCTGCAGACCGGCCGCATCGTGCTCGAGGGCAAGGCCGCCGACCTCCTGGTCGACAGCCGGATCAGGGACGCCTATCTCGGCGGTGCGGAGGCGGCATGAGCGCGAAACGCCTGGGTTTCTTCACCCGCCTTCTCGACGATGCGCCTGCCGGCGAGCGCTACCGGCTCGCAGCCGAGCAGATCCTGCACGCCGAGAAGCACGGTTTCGACAGCGCCTGGGTGGCGCAGCATCATTTCCATCGTGACGAGGGCGGACTGCCCTCTCCCCTGCCCTTCCTGGCCTATGTCGCGGCCCGGACCAGCCGGATCAGGCTCGGCACCGGCATCATCATCCTGCCAATGGAAGACCCGGTCCGCACGGCCGAGGACACGGTCGTCGTCGATCTGCTATCGGGCGGGCGGTTGGAGGTCGGGCTCGGCACCGGCGCGACGCCCGAGACCTTCCTCGCCTTCGGGCTCGACAAGGAAGAACGCACCGAGATCTTCGCGCAGAAACTCGAACGCCTCCTCGCGGCCTGGCGCGGCACGGCGCTCGGCCATGACCGGAACCGGCTCTTTCCCGAGGCTGGCACGCTGGCCGACAGGGTCTGGCACGCGACCTTCTCCGCCGCAGGCGCCGAACGGATCGGCAAGGCCGGCGCCGGGCTCATGCTCTCCCGGACGCAGCCGCGCAGCCCCGACAATCCGCAGGCGACGCTGCCCGAGATTCAGCACCCGATCATCGATGCCTATCTGGCGAACCTGCCGAAGGGCATTGCGCCGCGGATCATGGCTTCGCGCTCGCTCTTCGTCGCCGAGAGCCGGCAGGAGGCGCTGAAACAGGCCGAGCGCGGCCTCAATCGGGTGCTCGACCGCTTCATCGCCAGCGGCCACCAGATCGCGGACCGCAGCCTGCTGGGGTTGATCAGGACACTGGATACCCATGTCGGCGCCCCCGAGGATGTGATCGCCTCGCTCGCCGCCGATACGGTGCTGCC
It includes:
- a CDS encoding ABC transporter ATP-binding protein, which encodes MTETIPILALKDVDTFYGPVQAHFGLSLHVGHGEIVCLLGGNASGKSTTMKIILGLVKPATGDVLVDGISTLKLKTPQIVRLGVGTVPEARRLFGAMSVHENLLMGAFVRDDKAGIAADLERVLTLFPRVAQRLNQQAGTLSGGEQQMVAMARALMGRPRIVIMDEPTMGLSPLWVDRVLELIRDINGQGVAIFMVEQNASLALQIAHRGYVLQTGRIVLEGKAADLLVDSRIRDAYLGGAEAA
- a CDS encoding putative FMN-dependent luciferase-like monooxygenase — encoded protein: MSAKRLGFFTRLLDDAPAGERYRLAAEQILHAEKHGFDSAWVAQHHFHRDEGGLPSPLPFLAYVAARTSRIRLGTGIIILPMEDPVRTAEDTVVVDLLSGGRLEVGLGTGATPETFLAFGLDKEERTEIFAQKLERLLAAWRGTALGHDRNRLFPEAGTLADRVWHATFSAAGAERIGKAGAGLMLSRTQPRSPDNPQATLPEIQHPIIDAYLANLPKGIAPRIMASRSLFVAESRQEALKQAERGLNRVLDRFIASGHQIADRSLLGLIRTLDTHVGAPEDVIASLAADTVLPRVTDIVFQVHSVDPPHPLILRSIELTAQAVAPALGWRPHDLLARDSEPQREPVAPLTHPAHV
- a CDS encoding IS110 family transposase translates to MSQSSNTLGPVHYDGTLVLAIELSSKSWVLAAQIPGLPQTRAKRTIDPDKLALQSAIDGYRARAAAAGHSVDRVIATYEAGWSGFWLARWLIAMGVEVHVIQPSSVPVDRRMRRAKSDGIDAELLLRTLLAWLRGEPRVCSMVPIPDEVDEDARRCVRERTELVSERVGLVNRIGAVLATLGAGDYNPLLQNRRRRLAELRTGLGKPLPPNALAKIERLLTRLELVIAQMAELERDRDAVAEAVAPDEGGKMIQQLCSLRGIGVQSATVLVREAFVRRFANGKALGSYAGLAATPYSSGGIEREQGIGKAGNRRLRTVMVELAWLWQRYQPGTAQVAWFRDRVGSTGRRVRKVMVVALARKLLIALWRFVIDGIVPEGAIMKPSA
- a CDS encoding ABC transporter permease: MTSWFDHAINGLIIGNIYALLAVGLALIFGVSRLINFAHGSVYVVGAYVGWVAVSVLHTPFPVTLILVVAFTAGLGILIERFGIRPLADAPRIAPLLATIGLSFVLDQSVQILFSPDPRSVPMQLPNWRIAIGGGSVGVLDLLIGGIGITAAAALFAFLKLTKWGWAVRATALDRDAARAMGVDVDNVNRIVFAIASALGGVGGVLVGMYYNVITPTMGFEATLKGIVAEVVGGVGNVPGAIVGSLLLGVIESYGVALLGTSYRNLFAFILLIVILVLRPNGLFASRRQLPPEPMTGTFVAPSRPVRLPVPLLAAATAFFIALPVRIDSGYLIQTLTNAWLYALLGLSITLVAGTSGQVSLGHAALLAIGGYTSALLASNLGWPVWLTLLLGGFAAAGLGTLLVSPAFRLRGHYVSIATLGIGEIVALVILNWESVTRGPIGVAGIPPLSLFGYELYDTNAIYWFAFALMAALALLQVRLLGSHLGRTLRAVRDDDVAARSFGIGLNRYKGLAFAFGGFFAGISGAFTAHMYSFINHETFNTQISVLALTIAILGGMGNVGGAILGALALIGLPEVFRVAAEYRILLYGIALLLLVRFRPQGLLGTV
- a CDS encoding ABC transporter substrate-binding protein; this translates as MMISRRTLILSGAVAFALSGESIAFAAEPNGEPIYLGVSGPLTGPNAQYGAQWKQGFDLALDQINGAGGIKGRPLHYIFEDTQSDPKQTVAVAQKFVADKRIVAELGDFASPASMAASPIYQRAGLVQFGFTNSHPDFTKPGDFIWSNSVSQADEQPLNAAYVVKRLGFKRIAVLHLNTDWGRTSKDHFVAAAKQLGAEVVAAEGYLPEEKDFRSTLVRIRDANPDGLFLVSYYADAALIVRAARQTGLTVPAAASSSIYSPKFVELGGDASEGVFTAARFFPEDPRPEAQTFVTAFKAKYGKEPDAFNAYAYDTVILFGQVLREAPDLERRTIRDTLAKVKDVSSVIYGKASFDPKTRRVLGARNADLVVKNGRFTLWDGQKVTN
- a CDS encoding ABC transporter ATP-binding protein, with translation MTAPFPLPTSPETRPLLEARGLVRRFGGLTAVAGIDLSIAAGELVSVIGPNGAGKTTAFNLISGLDRPDEGTIRFDGRDITGRPPEAVAAAGLARTFQHGRVFANLSVADNVLVGAHRRLKAVKPAWPVIGPLAELALALIRPPSVKAEEAALRAEVREILAIFGERLLPRIDQPAYSLSYANRRRVEIARALAARPKLLLLDEPTAGMNQTETAEMLEIIADLKARGQTILLIEHKLDMVMKLSDRVVVLDDGRTIAEGAPLAVRNDPKVIEAYLGHGAIGTASSAADDRAGPSQPLPLSA